GCTCGCCACCCTGCACGTCCATCTCGACGACGACAATTGCATGGAGATGACGGCGCTCCGCGGTGACGCCGCCGAGGTCAGACACTTTGCCGATCACATCATCGCCGAGCGCGGGGTGCGTTATGGGCGTGTGGTGATGATTCCGACGGGGGAAGGCAAGCCTTCCAAGATGCGGAAGCACGGGCATCGGCACGATTGATTCTTCCCCCTCTCCCCGCAGGCGGGGAGAGGCGCACCACTCAAGCCGCCTTCGCTGCAGTCCCGCTCGGCAATCCTGCGCGCGCGAGACCACCATAGAGCTGCTCGTTCGGCATTTCCTCGCGCAGGATCTTGCGCACCGTAATCAGCTTCTCGAGATCGATTCCCGTCGCAAAACCCTTGCTCTCGCACAGGAACACGAGGTCCTCGAACACGACATTGCCGGTCGCGCCGGGCGCGAAGGGGCAACCGCCGAGGCCGCCGAGCGAGCCGTCGAGGATGCGGACGCCTTCGTCGAGGGCGGCAGCGGCGTTGGCGATGCCCATGCCTCGGGTGTCGTGGAGATGGATGCAGATCGGCCTTTTCCCCGCGAGCTTGACCGCGGCGCGCGACAAGTCACCGACCTGCTTCGGCCCGGCATAGCCGACGGTGTCGGCGATCGCGACGAAATCGACGCCGGCCTCGAGGCACTTGTCGACGAGCCGCAGCACTTCCTCGGGATCGACCGCGCCTGTTATCGAGCAGCCGAGCGCCATCGAGATCGCGGCATTCACCAGCGGCTTGTGGGTGCTGGCATCGCGCATCTCGCACAGGCGCTTGATGTTGGCGATTGCGGACTCGCGCGAGCGATGCGCGTTGGCCTGGCTGTGCTCCTCGGTGGCTGAAACCACCGAGGCGATCTCGCCGACCCCTGATTCCAGCGCCTCGTTGACGCCGCGCTCGTTGAGCGCGAGCGCGATGCCGTGGGCACCGGGCAGGCTCGCCACCGTCGCGATGACATCACGGACATCGGCGAATTGCGGAAAGGTCTTTGCCGGGAGGAACGAGCCGACCTCGAAATGCCTGACGCCCGCGGCGTATTCCTCGCGGACCCAGCGCTGCTTGGCCTCGGTCGACGGAAACTTCTTCACGAGCTGGAGCCCGTCGCGCAAGCCGACTTCGCGCACGCTGACGCGATCCGCGGGATAAATCGTCTCGATCCGGCTCATGCGCGCCTCCCAGCGGCTTTTGACGTGACGTCGTTGTTGTCGTCGATCTCGGCACGGACAGCGGACGTGTCGGCGCCGAGCGGCGCGACCTTCAGGCCTTCGCCGAGATGGTTGCCATTCCACTCGATCGGCAGCGTCGGCACATGGAACGATTTGCCGTCGGCGTTGACATTCGTGACAAGCCCGCCGGGCCGCAGCACATGCGGGTCGGTCAGCAGATCCTCGGGCCGGTTGATCGGCGAGAAGCAGATGTTGAGCGCGTCGAGCTTTCGCGACAGCTCGCCCACGTTCCATTGCCGGATGATCTCGGCGACGCGCGGGAGAATCCGCGGACGCGCCAGGATGCGGTCGGTGGTGGTGCGCAGGGCGGGATCGTCGAGAAACTCGCTCAAGCCGAACTCGCGGCAGAACGCCTGCCAGTGCCCCTCCGTCACGACGCCGATGAAGATGCGGCCATCGCCGGCGGCGTCGAAAATATCGTAGATCGGCCATGCATGCTCGCGCTCGGGCATCGAGCGCGGCTTGTTGCCGGTCATCTCGTACTCGACCATGTGCTGGGCGACCAGGAACAGGCAGTTCTCGAACAGACCGATACGGATGTCGGCGCCGTCACGCTTGCCACCGCGCTTCTGGTAGAGCGCAGCCAGGATGGCGATCACGCCGAACATGCCGCCCATGATGTCGTTGGCGGAGGAACCGACGCGCTGCGGCTTCTCCTTGGTGCCGGTCATGGCAGCGAGCCCCGACATCATCTGCACGACCTCGTCGAGCGCCGGACGATGCTCGTAGGGGCCGGACAGAAAGCCCTTGTGGCCGGCGACGATCAGATGCGGATGATGGCGGCGCAGCTCCTCGACACCCAACCCCTGCTTCTCGAGCAGGCCGTCGCGAAAATTCTCCAGGAACACGTCGGCCGTTTCCAGCAGCCTATGCATGGTGTCGCGATCCTCTGGCTTCTCGAAATCCAGTACCACGCTGCGCTTGCCGCGGTTGAACAGCGGGAAGAACGCCGTGCCCATGCCGCCGAGGGAGCGGGTCTTGTCGCCGGCGGGCGGCTCGACCTTGATTACCTCGGCGCCAAGCTGCGCCAGGATCATGCCGCAGGTCGGGCCCATCACCATGTGGGTCATCTCGACGACCCGCACGCCTTCGAGCGGCAATCCGGTTTCAGCCATCCGTCACTCCATGTCCGTACGGGTTCGAAGACTAGGTCTTCACAAGCCTTCTTAAAAATATAATCTGTCGAAGAATGCCTTCGCGCTTATAGAACGCTTCACCGCCAATGGCGATCTGACATGGATTCGCGCCAGCTCCGCTATTTCATCGCCGTCTACGAGCAGCGGAACCTGTCGCGCGCCGCCGACCAGGTGAATGTCGCCCAATCCGCGCTCAGCCACCATATCTCGAACCTGGAAGCCGAGTTCGCAACGCCGCTGTTCGAGCGCAAGTCGCGCGGCATGGACCCGACCGCGGCCGGCGAGCGGCTCTACGAGCACGCCCGCATCATCCTGCGTGCGATGGCGGAGGCCGAGACCGAGGTGCGCGAGGGCGCCCGCGTCATTGCCGGCGAGATCTCGATCGGCATGGCGAATTCCGGCGTCAAGGCGATCGGCGTCGAGCTGATGCGCACGGTGCTGACCAAGTATCCCAAGCTGAAGCTGTCGCTCACCGAGAGCCTGTCCGGCGCGACGCTGATGCATCTCATGGTCTCCAACGTCGACCTCGCGCTGGTCTACAATCCGCCATCGGAGAAAGAGCTGATCACGGAGGCCGTGCTCGAGGAGGAGATGTTCCTGGTCGGCATTCCCAGGCTCGTCGGCAAGGCCAAAACGCCCATCCGCTTCGAGGAGCTGAGCCGGCTGCCGCTGATCCTGCTGCGCTACGGCCTCGGCCTGTCCTCGCGCGCGCTGCTCGACGATCCCGTGCTGCTCAAGCGGCTGGAGGGCGGCGCGATCCTGCACGCCAATTCGATCACCGGCATGACCGGCGCGCTGGTGGAGGGGCTCGGCTGCACCATCGCGACCAAGCTGTTCGCGCGGGAAGAACTCGCTGCCGGCCGCCTTGTCGCGCGCGAAGTGATCGCCCCGAAACTCACCCGTACGCTCTATCTCTGTCGCCTGCGCAACCGCCCGATGACCTACGCGATGGAAGAGATGCGCCGCCTGATGCTGTCGCTGATTGCCGAGCAGGTGCGCAACGGCGGCTGGCAGGCGACGCTGGTGGAGTAGGGAGACGCGGACTCTCCCGAGTTCGAAAATCTCGAACGCTTCGATCGATATGTTCGTCTGGATTTCTGGCGTCGCCCGGCCAACATGGCGCGGTCCGGCAAGGTTCGCGAAAACCACAGAGATGAGCCGCCGGGAACCGCGCGCGATTGGCGCGCCACGGGGAGGACATCATGAGCGTTGTCGGCATCGACACAGGCTTTGAGCTGGGCGCTGCACCTTCAGGACCGGACGAGATCTCGCGACGACTGGAGGCGATGCCGGCGACAGGCCATGTCTGGCGGCTCGTCATCCTGCTCTCGCTCGGCGGCTGCTTCGAGATCTACGATCTGTTCCTGACCGGCTACATCGCGCCGGGTCTCGGCCGCAGCGGACTGTTGAGCACGACGACGCAGGCCTTCTTCGGCTTCTCCGGCATCGGCGCCTTCGTCGCCGCGACCTTTGCCGGCCTGTTCGTCGGCACCTTCTTCCTCGGCTTCCTCGCCGACCGGTTTGGTCGCCGCGCGATCTTCACCTATGCACTGCTCGGCTATACCGCGGCCTCGGCGATCATGGCCTGCCAGACCTCGTCGGGCGGACTGTTGCTGTGGCGCTTCCTCGCCGGCATCGGAATCGGCATCGAGGTCATCACCATCGACGCCTACATCACGGAGCTGGTGCCGAGCCGGATGCGCGGCCGTGCCTTCGCGGTGAACCAGGCGATCATGTTCGTCGCCGTGCCTGTGGTCGCCTTCCTCGCCTGGTGGCTGGTGCCGCTCGCGCCCTACGGCGTCGAAGGCTGGCGCTGGGTGGTGCTGATTGGCGCCGCCGCCAGCATGATCATCTGGGTACTGCGCCTGTTCCTGCCCGAGAGCCCGCTCTGGCTGGCGCGCCACGGCCGCACCGATGAGGCGTTCCGGATTCTCACAACGCTGGAATCCAGAGGC
The genomic region above belongs to Bradyrhizobium sp. CCBAU 53338 and contains:
- a CDS encoding hydroxymethylglutaryl-CoA lyase; translated protein: MSRIETIYPADRVSVREVGLRDGLQLVKKFPSTEAKQRWVREEYAAGVRHFEVGSFLPAKTFPQFADVRDVIATVASLPGAHGIALALNERGVNEALESGVGEIASVVSATEEHSQANAHRSRESAIANIKRLCEMRDASTHKPLVNAAISMALGCSITGAVDPEEVLRLVDKCLEAGVDFVAIADTVGYAGPKQVGDLSRAAVKLAGKRPICIHLHDTRGMGIANAAAALDEGVRILDGSLGGLGGCPFAPGATGNVVFEDLVFLCESKGFATGIDLEKLITVRKILREEMPNEQLYGGLARAGLPSGTAAKAA
- a CDS encoding CoA transferase; protein product: MAETGLPLEGVRVVEMTHMVMGPTCGMILAQLGAEVIKVEPPAGDKTRSLGGMGTAFFPLFNRGKRSVVLDFEKPEDRDTMHRLLETADVFLENFRDGLLEKQGLGVEELRRHHPHLIVAGHKGFLSGPYEHRPALDEVVQMMSGLAAMTGTKEKPQRVGSSANDIMGGMFGVIAILAALYQKRGGKRDGADIRIGLFENCLFLVAQHMVEYEMTGNKPRSMPEREHAWPIYDIFDAAGDGRIFIGVVTEGHWQAFCREFGLSEFLDDPALRTTTDRILARPRILPRVAEIIRQWNVGELSRKLDALNICFSPINRPEDLLTDPHVLRPGGLVTNVNADGKSFHVPTLPIEWNGNHLGEGLKVAPLGADTSAVRAEIDDNNDVTSKAAGRRA
- a CDS encoding LysR family transcriptional regulator, which gives rise to MDSRQLRYFIAVYEQRNLSRAADQVNVAQSALSHHISNLEAEFATPLFERKSRGMDPTAAGERLYEHARIILRAMAEAETEVREGARVIAGEISIGMANSGVKAIGVELMRTVLTKYPKLKLSLTESLSGATLMHLMVSNVDLALVYNPPSEKELITEAVLEEEMFLVGIPRLVGKAKTPIRFEELSRLPLILLRYGLGLSSRALLDDPVLLKRLEGGAILHANSITGMTGALVEGLGCTIATKLFAREELAAGRLVAREVIAPKLTRTLYLCRLRNRPMTYAMEEMRRLMLSLIAEQVRNGGWQATLVE
- a CDS encoding MFS transporter, producing MSVVGIDTGFELGAAPSGPDEISRRLEAMPATGHVWRLVILLSLGGCFEIYDLFLTGYIAPGLGRSGLLSTTTQAFFGFSGIGAFVAATFAGLFVGTFFLGFLADRFGRRAIFTYALLGYTAASAIMACQTSSGGLLLWRFLAGIGIGIEVITIDAYITELVPSRMRGRAFAVNQAIMFVAVPVVAFLAWWLVPLAPYGVEGWRWVVLIGAAASMIIWVLRLFLPESPLWLARHGRTDEAFRILTTLESRGGVATASPSASLARPTAQTTARVGFADLFRSPYLSLVVLFMVFNLCQAFGFYGFANWVPTLLVEKGITVTKSLQYSFIVAFAYPISPLLAASFADKFERRWIIAVACLAIIVFGMAFAQLTEPALLIVCGVLLTACNTTMSYAYHAYQTEVFPTQIRAQASGLVYSMSRLSATFSGFIVAYMLKEAGVIGVFGLITVAMLIVVIAMTLFGPNVRGKALDTV